The Treponema medium genome has a window encoding:
- the mtaB gene encoding tRNA (N(6)-L-threonylcarbamoyladenosine(37)-C(2))-methylthiotransferase MtaB, protein MNVQLCSIRIETLGCRLNQTEAESFAALCTDAGFSIYTGHTDYAGYASSGHTSANDKPLHNNPETPNGTHTLLTDVASAETTNTSNAAEAAAPIRLSSVLPPEQTVLCFVNTCTVTGKAEQKARRLIRLLVKTHPHAVILVTGCYAQLEAAEIEALHPHILAFPGQQKDLLTEIPAYLAELVRDSAYFDTAFFLSAVRAYLTGLRDKVPQHTQNKPIQNSSVQNIFIHGTQENRLFALSSPHFLFHSRALLKIQDGCNAACAYCRIRLARGKSVSLPAAEVLERLRCIEKTGAREVTLTGVNLSQYRSEAGDFADMLKLILENTAMRIRISSLYPDRIDEALVPLLAHPQICPHFHLSVQSGSDTILKAMHRGYRKATIYQAVSELRRVKDNPFIGADIIAGFPGETEADFEETYRMCRELEFAGIHAFPFSARPGTEAWKMQPKVPERIAGQRVKKLNELAETQSASYLQAWDGKLICGVVEAPRNGQQTVITENYLSLPLIRDSLQERNLHGGEYVHIRVQGKNAVLTEIISGSHR, encoded by the coding sequence ATGAATGTTCAATTATGTTCAATACGAATTGAAACGCTTGGGTGCAGGCTTAATCAAACGGAAGCGGAATCCTTTGCTGCGCTGTGTACCGATGCGGGATTTTCAATCTACACCGGTCATACCGATTATGCAGGGTACGCAAGTTCAGGGCATACCAGTGCAAATGATAAGCCCCTGCACAACAATCCTGAAACACCGAACGGTACTCATACGCTACTCACCGACGTCGCATCGGCTGAAACAACCAACACTTCAAACGCAGCCGAAGCCGCGGCTCCTATCCGGTTATCTTCCGTGCTGCCGCCCGAACAGACGGTACTCTGCTTTGTGAATACATGCACCGTAACCGGCAAAGCGGAACAAAAGGCGCGCCGGCTAATCAGATTACTGGTGAAGACACACCCCCATGCCGTTATTCTGGTAACAGGCTGCTATGCTCAACTGGAAGCGGCGGAAATAGAAGCGCTGCACCCCCACATACTCGCGTTCCCCGGGCAGCAAAAAGATTTATTAACCGAAATACCGGCATACCTTGCAGAACTTGTTCGCGACAGCGCTTATTTTGATACAGCCTTTTTTTTGAGCGCAGTGCGTGCTTATCTTACCGGTTTGAGGGACAAGGTTCCGCAACATACACAGAACAAACCGATACAAAACTCATCAGTACAAAATATATTCATACACGGCACACAGGAGAACCGGCTATTCGCACTCAGTTCCCCGCATTTTTTATTCCACTCACGCGCACTGCTGAAAATTCAGGATGGCTGTAATGCTGCCTGCGCTTATTGCAGGATACGGCTTGCGCGGGGTAAATCCGTGTCGCTGCCCGCCGCCGAAGTCCTCGAACGGCTGCGCTGCATAGAGAAAACCGGTGCTCGTGAAGTAACGCTGACGGGTGTGAACCTGTCGCAGTACCGGAGCGAAGCCGGAGACTTTGCCGATATGCTCAAACTCATACTGGAAAACACTGCGATGCGTATCCGCATTTCGAGCCTCTATCCCGACAGGATAGATGAGGCGCTTGTTCCGTTGCTGGCGCATCCGCAGATTTGCCCCCACTTCCACCTTTCCGTACAATCGGGCAGCGATACCATCCTTAAAGCAATGCACCGAGGTTACAGAAAAGCGACCATATACCAAGCGGTTTCCGAACTCCGCCGTGTAAAGGACAATCCGTTTATCGGTGCGGATATCATCGCCGGTTTCCCCGGTGAAACGGAAGCTGATTTTGAGGAAACCTACCGGATGTGCCGCGAACTTGAGTTCGCAGGAATACATGCGTTTCCCTTTTCCGCCCGCCCGGGAACAGAGGCGTGGAAAATGCAGCCAAAAGTACCTGAACGGATTGCAGGTCAACGGGTAAAAAAGCTGAACGAACTGGCGGAAACGCAATCCGCATCATATTTACAGGCATGGGATGGAAAACTGATATGCGGGGTTGTCGAAGCGCCGCGCAATGGACAGCAAACCGTTATCACGGAAAATTATCTTTCGCTGCCTTTAATACGGGATTCTTTACAGGAGCGTAATTTGCACGGCGGCGAATATGTCCATATACGAGTTCAGGGAAAGAATGCGGTATTGACGGAAATTATCTCCGGCTCGCACAGATAA
- a CDS encoding tetratricopeptide repeat protein — protein sequence MVAFRKRFPAGIVLSFLTIFFPYYIHAQIHTQKDADALVLYREGRYKESASVCLSEIERMPRNIDSYVVLTWALLADERYQEAADWIVKGRAVSQYDPRLIESHAQALYHLGRNEESLHLFEDYIAYAPNGTKVSGVYYHIGELYLRMAKYRHADIAFSTAIRLEPLNSVWWTRLAYSREQAKEYRAALEAYSSALQLNKNSTDAQKGYERVLHRF from the coding sequence GTGGTTGCTTTCCGCAAAAGATTTCCGGCAGGAATCGTATTAAGTTTTTTAACTATCTTTTTTCCCTATTATATTCATGCACAAATTCATACACAAAAAGATGCTGATGCACTGGTATTATATCGTGAAGGTCGCTATAAAGAATCCGCATCGGTGTGTTTAAGCGAAATAGAACGGATGCCGCGCAATATTGACAGCTATGTGGTGCTGACATGGGCGCTGCTTGCCGATGAACGCTATCAGGAAGCGGCTGACTGGATCGTCAAGGGACGAGCCGTTTCGCAATATGATCCGCGGCTTATTGAAAGCCATGCACAAGCGCTCTATCACCTTGGAAGAAACGAAGAGAGCCTGCATCTCTTTGAAGATTATATCGCCTATGCGCCTAACGGTACGAAGGTAAGCGGGGTGTATTATCATATTGGAGAATTGTATTTACGTATGGCAAAATACCGCCATGCCGATATCGCGTTTTCTACGGCTATCCGGTTGGAACCGCTCAATAGTGTGTGGTGGACAAGGCTTGCCTACTCACGGGAGCAAGCAAAAGAATACAGGGCGGCACTGGAGGCGTATTCATCAGCCTTGCAGCTGAATAAAAATTCAACCGATGCTCAAAAAGGTTATGAGCGCGTACTGCACCGTTTTTAA
- the radA gene encoding DNA repair protein RadA: MAKKKAGGQIFRCSSCGYSQPKWLGRCPGCGEWNTFEEQFQEADFTPGFASSAAAVRQTDEAHPIPLEQVEVHDTVRITTGISEFDRVLGDGAVKRSAVLIGGEPGIGKSTLLLQAAAATAAGAVGQRTLYVSGEESAGQIRGRADRLGVPLKNIELLCTNSVENIEKVLNNLNPLIVIIDSVQTLFSPQAGTIPGTINQLKYCANELVQWVKERDAALFLTAHVTKEGVIAGPKVLEHMVDTVISFERNEDDVRFLRALKNRFGSVDELGIFRMDEKGLAAVQDPAALFIIQRQGELPAGSATVPVFEGSRVFMVEIQALTVPAKGTMTRVFSDKIDSARVSRVAAVLEKRIGLRFSDQDIYINVAGGIRLREPAIDLALALALYSARTDIPAHKNEAFIGELSLAGEIRPVRRLKPLIKTAQSLGFTQLYVPAAAGDGDEPEPAMQGITRVENLAETIKYAFGAGK; the protein is encoded by the coding sequence ATGGCAAAAAAGAAGGCCGGCGGGCAGATATTCCGGTGCAGCTCATGCGGGTACAGTCAGCCGAAATGGCTCGGACGCTGTCCGGGCTGCGGCGAATGGAATACCTTTGAGGAGCAATTCCAAGAAGCGGACTTTACCCCCGGCTTTGCTTCGAGCGCCGCTGCCGTGCGGCAAACGGACGAAGCGCATCCCATCCCGCTTGAACAGGTGGAGGTGCACGATACCGTCCGCATTACAACCGGCATTTCGGAATTCGATCGGGTGCTCGGCGATGGTGCGGTAAAGCGCTCGGCGGTATTAATCGGCGGCGAACCCGGTATCGGAAAGTCAACATTGCTCTTACAAGCGGCAGCTGCCACAGCAGCCGGAGCCGTAGGGCAGCGGACGCTCTATGTATCCGGTGAAGAGTCCGCCGGTCAGATACGCGGCCGTGCAGACCGGCTCGGTGTTCCGCTCAAAAATATCGAACTGCTCTGTACCAATTCGGTGGAAAATATCGAAAAAGTATTGAATAATCTCAACCCGCTTATCGTCATTATCGATTCGGTACAAACGCTCTTTTCCCCGCAGGCAGGCACCATCCCGGGCACGATCAATCAACTCAAATACTGCGCCAACGAATTGGTGCAGTGGGTAAAGGAGCGGGACGCTGCGCTCTTTCTTACCGCTCATGTAACAAAGGAAGGCGTCATCGCAGGGCCGAAGGTTCTGGAGCACATGGTCGATACCGTTATCTCTTTTGAGCGGAACGAAGATGATGTGCGGTTCCTCCGCGCCCTTAAAAACCGCTTTGGTTCGGTGGATGAGCTGGGAATTTTCAGGATGGATGAAAAAGGCTTAGCCGCCGTACAGGATCCCGCCGCGCTGTTTATCATTCAGCGGCAAGGCGAGCTGCCTGCCGGGTCTGCAACCGTACCGGTGTTTGAAGGCAGCCGCGTATTTATGGTAGAAATTCAAGCGCTTACGGTACCCGCTAAGGGCACTATGACGCGGGTGTTCTCCGATAAGATAGATTCCGCACGGGTCAGCCGTGTCGCCGCCGTACTGGAAAAACGGATAGGCTTGCGGTTCTCCGATCAAGATATTTATATCAATGTCGCCGGCGGCATCCGGCTGCGGGAACCGGCTATCGATTTGGCTTTGGCGCTTGCGCTCTACTCTGCGCGAACGGATATTCCTGCGCATAAAAACGAAGCATTTATCGGAGAACTCAGTCTTGCCGGTGAAATCAGACCGGTGCGCCGCTTAAAGCCGTTGATTAAAACCGCGCAGAGCCTCGGCTTTACCCAACTCTATGTCCCGGCAGCCGCCGGCGACGGCGACGAACCCGAACCTGCAATGCAAGGCATTACCCGCGTAGAAAACCTCGCCGAAACAATCAAATATGCCTTCGGTGCGGGGAAGTAG